A window from Candidatus Eremiobacterota bacterium encodes these proteins:
- a CDS encoding glycoside hydrolase family 38 C-terminal domain-containing protein has protein sequence MNILFVPHTHWDREWYRPLEVFRMNLSTMMLSLLEIMEHDPGYRTFVLDGQTVALEDFLEWFPHEKDRVVSMVKAGRIRLGPWYTEPDEFLVCGESLVRNLLMGKRIGEKYGDFMRIGYCPDTFGHVGQLPQILKGFNIDHAIFTRGMGDEPRSTEYWWESPDKSTVLATCLLHAYSIAGNLPEDMDSALERVRHEVERLAPYQAGRYALLNQGGDHYRPQPFLPGLVKKLNEEGPYEEVLIGDFEQYSTLLKAENLDHIPRIRGTLRGSRNYPLLCGVLSAHRDIKLRNEEMEILLLLRVEPLSALNRILGRPAGPIPLRQAWKQLLQNHAHDTICGCSVEAVTRETLLRFEKVEQIGNCLKAEALASFSKAFDIPSRDQEGASPWLIVNPLTERRTEAVEFTITEEAEAPVKRFRLQSSRGEEIPLQILETQEREGSHPHPSRAMLRDTQLLFVAENMPPVGASLVYLIKEDIGAKDMPEEAPPGETSPCISNDFFRISAEEGGAFSLLDLRNGKEYHNLGFIEDDADEGDTYNFSQVPGDWTLHHPVINIEWSVSKSGPLCQELLLQGDLPLSESLDADRKSRSLQRVACPLSMEIRLFRGVPRIDIRLAIDNRARDHRLRIAFPLGSKARSCRTDEAFDVIEIPEAPACQDWIERPCGTWPMGKFADLTGEDRGLAILARGIRELEIRREEGETVILLTLLRCVGWLSREGNTYRSPEAGPKYPTPSAQMEGIHRFEISLYPHSPEEKNTIIHYALTRQAPLEIVPVSPHSGICRPGESLLSVEPGELVFSALKESERGDGVILRVFNPTDALHTLSLKTLLPFRGLRLTNLAEEAISGELPVTAAIPVEPHRIITLELLPSL, from the coding sequence ATGAACATACTGTTTGTCCCCCATACCCATTGGGACAGGGAATGGTACCGCCCGCTGGAGGTTTTCCGGATGAACCTTTCAACGATGATGCTGTCACTGCTCGAGATAATGGAGCACGATCCCGGGTACCGCACCTTTGTGCTCGATGGGCAGACCGTTGCCCTTGAAGATTTCCTCGAATGGTTTCCCCATGAAAAGGACCGTGTCGTCTCGATGGTCAAGGCAGGCCGCATCAGGCTGGGTCCCTGGTATACTGAGCCCGATGAATTCCTTGTATGCGGCGAGAGCCTCGTAAGGAACCTTCTGATGGGGAAGAGAATCGGAGAGAAATATGGAGACTTTATGCGTATCGGTTATTGTCCCGACACTTTCGGCCATGTCGGACAGCTTCCGCAGATTTTAAAAGGCTTCAATATCGACCACGCAATCTTTACCAGGGGGATGGGCGATGAACCGAGGAGCACCGAATACTGGTGGGAAAGCCCCGACAAAAGCACCGTGCTGGCCACGTGCCTGCTCCACGCCTACAGTATAGCAGGCAACCTCCCCGAGGATATGGACAGCGCCCTGGAGCGGGTCCGGCATGAAGTGGAGAGACTGGCACCTTATCAGGCCGGCAGGTACGCCCTTCTTAATCAGGGAGGCGATCATTACCGGCCCCAGCCGTTTCTCCCGGGGCTTGTCAAAAAGCTGAATGAGGAAGGACCATACGAAGAGGTGCTCATAGGAGATTTTGAGCAGTATTCGACCCTGCTGAAGGCAGAGAACCTGGACCACATTCCGCGCATCAGAGGCACCCTCAGGGGCTCGAGAAATTATCCGCTTCTCTGCGGTGTTCTCTCTGCACATCGCGACATCAAGCTTCGCAATGAAGAGATGGAGATTCTGCTTCTCCTCAGGGTTGAGCCTCTCAGCGCCCTCAACAGGATTCTGGGCCGCCCTGCCGGGCCGATTCCTCTGCGGCAGGCCTGGAAACAGCTCCTCCAGAATCACGCTCATGATACGATATGCGGGTGCTCAGTGGAAGCAGTTACCAGGGAGACTCTTCTTCGTTTTGAAAAGGTGGAGCAGATTGGAAATTGTCTCAAGGCTGAAGCGCTGGCATCTTTCAGCAAGGCTTTTGATATTCCTTCCCGTGATCAGGAAGGGGCATCACCCTGGCTCATAGTGAATCCGCTGACCGAGCGGAGAACAGAAGCCGTTGAATTCACCATCACCGAGGAGGCAGAAGCTCCGGTGAAGAGATTCCGGTTACAGAGCTCCCGCGGGGAAGAGATTCCCCTGCAGATCCTGGAGACGCAGGAGCGGGAGGGATCCCATCCTCATCCTTCGAGGGCCATGCTGAGGGATACACAGCTTCTTTTTGTTGCGGAAAACATGCCGCCTGTGGGAGCATCGCTGGTGTATCTCATCAAGGAAGATATTGGTGCAAAGGACATGCCTGAAGAAGCGCCTCCGGGAGAAACCTCTCCCTGCATCTCCAATGATTTTTTCAGAATCTCGGCTGAAGAGGGAGGAGCCTTCTCCCTCCTTGATCTCAGGAACGGTAAAGAATATCACAATCTGGGCTTTATCGAAGACGACGCAGATGAAGGAGACACTTACAACTTCAGCCAGGTTCCCGGGGATTGGACTCTTCATCATCCTGTAATCAACATTGAATGGTCTGTGAGCAAATCGGGGCCACTCTGTCAGGAGCTCCTTCTCCAGGGTGATCTCCCCCTGTCTGAAAGCCTCGACGCGGACCGGAAATCCCGCTCCCTGCAGAGGGTGGCGTGCCCTCTCTCGATGGAAATACGCCTTTTCAGGGGAGTGCCGAGGATCGATATCCGGCTTGCAATCGACAACAGGGCAAGGGATCACCGCCTGCGTATCGCCTTCCCTCTTGGAAGCAAAGCCCGAAGCTGCCGCACCGATGAAGCCTTCGATGTGATAGAGATTCCTGAGGCTCCCGCCTGTCAAGACTGGATAGAAAGGCCCTGCGGGACCTGGCCTATGGGAAAATTCGCAGATCTCACCGGTGAAGATCGCGGGCTTGCCATACTTGCCAGAGGGATAAGGGAACTGGAGATCCGAAGAGAAGAGGGAGAGACTGTCATATTGCTCACGCTGCTCCGGTGCGTAGGCTGGCTCTCCAGGGAGGGAAACACTTACCGCAGCCCCGAGGCAGGTCCCAAATATCCCACCCCTTCCGCGCAGATGGAGGGAATCCACAGGTTCGAGATCTCTCTTTACCCCCATTCACCGGAAGAGAAAAATACGATTATTCACTACGCTCTTACCCGTCAGGCCCCTCTGGAGATAGTCCCGGTCTCTCCGCACAGTGGAATCTGCCGGCCGGGGGAAAGCCTGCTCTCTGTAGAGCCCGGCGAGCTCGTTTTCTCCGCTCTCAAAGAGAGCGAGAGAGGCGATGGCGTGATCCTGCGGGTCTTCAATCCAACCGATGCACTTCACACACTCTCTTTGAAGACACTCCTCCCTTTCAGGGGGCTTCGCCTTACGAACCTTGCGGAAGAAGCCATCAGCGGGGAGCTCCCCGTCACTGCAGCAATTCCTGTAGAGCCTCACCGCATCATTACTCTGGAGCTTCTTCCCTCTCTCTGA
- a CDS encoding BadF/BadG/BcrA/BcrD ATPase family protein: protein MRVYIGIDGGGTKTRSVLVSSDGTLFVDTITQGSNLNHYGWERFQEIMKELFSSLRARMPQGASVAAIYCGLAGVDRPKAWLNVYELIQAQWPGTLVGLGHDAIPALMCASGKLEGVVLIGGTGAFAFGINEGGKQGRVGGWGYLLGDEGSGYDIGRRALQSVMRCYDYRGPDTLLVQKVLKKYDIPSLNEMVPIVYHKDFTRNTIASVAELVFEAAEEGDEISRQLLTQAADELYGLVDVLLKRLRFPEGQRITIVLTGGLFHEGSPLIGMIRGRLHDRAEVVKIAHPPVLGSVLLAHQLSGDAESPGFKEALNQIK, encoded by the coding sequence ATGCGTGTATATATAGGAATTGACGGGGGCGGAACGAAGACAAGGTCCGTGCTGGTCTCCTCCGATGGCACCCTTTTTGTGGACACGATAACCCAGGGAAGCAACCTTAACCACTATGGATGGGAGCGCTTCCAGGAGATAATGAAAGAGCTGTTCTCTTCACTGCGTGCCAGGATGCCGCAGGGAGCATCAGTGGCTGCCATTTACTGCGGGCTTGCCGGGGTGGACCGGCCCAAGGCATGGCTCAATGTCTATGAGCTCATCCAGGCGCAATGGCCGGGGACTCTCGTGGGCCTCGGCCATGACGCGATACCTGCCCTCATGTGCGCGTCAGGAAAGCTCGAGGGCGTGGTGCTTATCGGCGGCACGGGAGCATTCGCCTTCGGCATCAACGAGGGAGGAAAGCAGGGGAGGGTAGGAGGCTGGGGATACCTCCTTGGCGACGAGGGAAGCGGCTATGATATCGGGAGGCGCGCCCTGCAGTCAGTGATGCGCTGCTATGATTACCGCGGGCCTGACACCCTCCTGGTGCAAAAAGTGCTCAAAAAATATGATATTCCCTCTCTTAACGAGATGGTCCCCATCGTATATCACAAGGACTTCACGAGGAACACTATCGCCTCGGTGGCCGAGCTTGTCTTCGAGGCTGCCGAGGAGGGAGACGAGATATCGAGGCAGCTCCTGACCCAGGCGGCCGATGAGCTTTACGGACTTGTGGACGTTCTCCTCAAGCGCCTCCGCTTTCCCGAGGGGCAGCGCATAACCATAGTGCTTACCGGCGGGCTCTTCCATGAAGGGAGCCCCCTTATCGGGATGATCCGGGGCAGGCTCCATGACAGGGCAGAAGTAGTGAAGATAGCCCACCCCCCGGTGCTGGGCTCCGTCCTCCTGGCTCACCAGCTCTCCGGCGATGCGGAGTCACCGGGTTTTAAAGAAGCTCTCAATCAGATAAAATAA
- a CDS encoding transglycosylase SLT domain-containing protein → MDPLAQLRMTDSMAVDFTQFMAGPQRAVGLGSLGMEGLVGQQPSPFGSDMAMFSQDLGDQASAGFMPAFAQQSSPMGFNNGMGMVPGFGGMNSSMNPQQQQQMQQMMQMMMMMMQMMMQMMMQNGMGQQQPGQGTQQQNPAFNQPLGMIPQQSAPQQSAPQQSAPQQSAPQQSANPQQSPQSKQDPAAADEKNQAQDPAVEKDPKVQEAKQKADDSGNKVQELEQKVKEDQDKVKQADDKAKQASDKAKQASQKVKSAGDKVKSADGKVKSAEDKVKQAEQQKAQQQQAAASDQKGGAPQQADNSGVESAQNELKQAQNEQKAAKDEEAKAKQEEAKAKQEENTAKQEQAKAKEQLQKDQQELQQAKQAEQQAKEDLKTARSTASEEAKKNTKIPDYGKDANKQEIGEMLDAAAKKYGIPPDILKAVAYQESTWNPQALSFDGQHGKGVMQIDDRYHDFAKTQDVFDPAKNIEYGAKYLSDLKNQYGSWNEALHHYNGGSTYAGKINNLAQQQPWTQWA, encoded by the coding sequence ATGGACCCTCTTGCACAGCTGAGGATGACCGACTCGATGGCCGTGGACTTTACCCAGTTCATGGCGGGCCCCCAGAGGGCTGTGGGGCTTGGGAGCCTTGGAATGGAAGGCCTGGTGGGGCAGCAGCCCTCTCCTTTCGGAAGCGACATGGCCATGTTCTCCCAGGACCTCGGTGATCAGGCCAGCGCCGGCTTCATGCCTGCCTTTGCGCAGCAGTCATCCCCCATGGGCTTCAACAACGGCATGGGGATGGTTCCCGGTTTCGGCGGGATGAATTCCTCCATGAACCCCCAGCAGCAGCAGCAGATGCAGCAGATGATGCAGATGATGATGATGATGATGCAGATGATGATGCAGATGATGATGCAGAACGGCATGGGGCAGCAGCAGCCCGGCCAGGGCACCCAGCAGCAGAATCCCGCCTTTAACCAGCCCCTCGGCATGATCCCTCAGCAGTCGGCTCCGCAGCAGTCGGCTCCCCAGCAGTCGGCTCCCCAGCAGTCGGCTCCCCAGCAGTCGGCAAACCCCCAGCAGTCTCCCCAGTCAAAACAGGATCCCGCTGCGGCCGACGAAAAGAACCAGGCCCAGGATCCTGCCGTAGAAAAGGATCCCAAGGTCCAGGAGGCCAAGCAGAAGGCTGATGATTCGGGCAATAAGGTACAGGAGCTTGAGCAGAAAGTAAAGGAAGACCAGGATAAGGTCAAGCAGGCCGATGACAAGGCAAAGCAGGCTTCAGACAAAGCGAAGCAAGCATCGCAAAAGGTAAAATCGGCAGGAGATAAAGTTAAATCAGCTGACGGCAAAGTGAAATCGGCGGAAGATAAGGTCAAGCAGGCTGAGCAGCAGAAAGCGCAGCAGCAGCAGGCGGCAGCGTCAGACCAGAAGGGCGGTGCACCTCAGCAGGCCGACAACAGCGGTGTTGAAAGCGCCCAGAATGAATTGAAGCAGGCGCAGAACGAGCAGAAGGCCGCAAAGGATGAGGAAGCAAAGGCCAAGCAGGAGGAAGCAAAGGCCAAGCAGGAAGAGAATACGGCCAAGCAGGAGCAGGCTAAAGCCAAGGAGCAGCTCCAGAAAGATCAGCAGGAGCTGCAGCAGGCAAAACAGGCAGAGCAGCAGGCGAAAGAGGACCTCAAGACGGCGAGGAGCACGGCCAGTGAAGAAGCGAAGAAGAATACGAAGATCCCTGATTACGGAAAAGATGCAAACAAGCAGGAAATAGGCGAGATGCTTGATGCGGCCGCGAAGAAGTACGGCATACCGCCTGACATCCTGAAAGCCGTGGCCTACCAGGAGAGCACCTGGAACCCCCAGGCCCTCTCTTTCGACGGGCAGCATGGCAAAGGCGTCATGCAGATTGACGACCGCTACCATGACTTTGCCAAGACGCAGGATGTATTTGACCCTGCAAAGAACATCGAGTATGGAGCCAAGTACCTCTCAGACCTCAAAAACCAGTATGGGAGCTGGAATGAAGCCCTTCATCACTATAATGGCGGCTCCACCTATGCTGGTAAAATCAACAACCTGGCGCAACAGCAGCCCTGGACGCAGTGGGCCTGA
- a CDS encoding transporter, giving the protein MVPGIIIILIFLIIAWFMVTRRMPALLALPVMALSIGLVAGLAAGLPWMRKPEEGQCLFNFLFNDILTTGSARLAQAMLYAIFGSILSQVVMRQGIAQRIVKIAAEFAGDRKMLIAFVMTAAISVAFLSLTGLGAVIMLGSLALPILIGGGLSPVFSASIFLFAISLGGVFNGANMGFYTDVLKLDLATVRSCAGAYGILLGLVTVAFLIIEGRKDTERFTWSFTAAEPGKKTPWYALLTPVIPIALIMLPSLHWPIIPSFLTAILYGCITTEPGRIIQNLTACVMEGLKDIAPVFGLFIGIGMTLAAMMDPVTTQIMDPFIKAVIPRTPLLYIIIFTIFAPLSLYRGPLNLYGLGAGFAALVLGARMLSSEAVMAAFLAVGQIQGICDPTNTHNVWIAQFTKLSPEEFLKKTLPYVWVFVFLALVYSVLVKHVVL; this is encoded by the coding sequence ATGGTTCCCGGAATTATCATCATACTGATATTTCTCATCATCGCCTGGTTTATGGTGACCAGGCGTATGCCTGCCTTGCTGGCTCTTCCTGTCATGGCGCTTTCGATCGGCCTCGTTGCCGGCCTGGCCGCCGGCCTGCCGTGGATGAGGAAACCGGAAGAGGGGCAGTGCCTGTTCAACTTTCTTTTCAACGATATCCTCACCACCGGTTCCGCGCGCCTGGCCCAGGCAATGCTTTATGCCATATTCGGCTCCATCCTCTCCCAGGTGGTCATGCGCCAGGGGATCGCCCAGCGAATCGTGAAGATTGCGGCAGAATTTGCCGGGGACAGGAAGATGCTCATCGCCTTTGTGATGACTGCCGCCATATCGGTAGCTTTTCTCTCCCTCACAGGCCTCGGGGCAGTCATAATGCTGGGCTCTCTCGCCCTCCCGATTCTCATCGGCGGCGGGCTTTCACCGGTTTTTTCCGCGAGCATCTTTCTTTTTGCAATATCCCTCGGCGGGGTTTTCAACGGCGCCAACATGGGTTTCTACACCGACGTGCTGAAGCTCGACCTCGCCACTGTCCGGAGCTGTGCCGGCGCCTATGGCATTCTGCTGGGCCTTGTGACGGTCGCTTTTCTCATCATAGAAGGCCGTAAAGACACAGAGCGTTTCACATGGTCCTTCACCGCCGCCGAGCCCGGAAAGAAGACGCCATGGTATGCGCTGCTCACCCCTGTGATCCCCATAGCCCTCATTATGCTGCCATCCCTTCACTGGCCGATTATACCCTCTTTTTTAACGGCCATACTCTATGGATGTATCACGACGGAGCCGGGGCGGATAATTCAGAACCTCACTGCATGCGTAATGGAAGGCCTCAAGGATATTGCGCCTGTCTTCGGGCTCTTCATCGGCATCGGAATGACCCTTGCCGCGATGATGGACCCGGTGACCACACAGATTATGGATCCCTTCATCAAGGCCGTCATACCAAGAACTCCTCTGCTGTACATCATAATATTTACGATCTTTGCACCCCTTTCTCTCTACAGGGGACCGCTGAATCTGTACGGACTCGGTGCAGGCTTTGCCGCCCTCGTGCTGGGTGCCCGGATGCTCTCCAGCGAGGCTGTCATGGCAGCTTTTCTTGCAGTGGGGCAGATTCAGGGCATATGTGATCCCACGAATACCCATAATGTCTGGATAGCCCAGTTTACCAAGCTGAGCCCCGAGGAGTTCCTGAAAAAAACGCTGCCCTATGTCTGGGTATTTGTCTTCCTTGCTCTCGTGTATTCCGTGCTGGTGAAGCATGTGGTGCTCTGA
- a CDS encoding D-alanyl-D-alanine carboxypeptidase family protein produces MGGDIIKGSGYVQQSGYYGEVAAQQRLQERQNVLAENALCPIAQPSMEEIAGLQGYYNGCLSSISQLRYGTAFPDLNSMMMQNSQMMMFFLMYQQMQMQNMLLMMMLVSGGLMSGGYPGGIQGIGGNGMNGGCFPGVGFPSFPGVGSTSGQGYQGSGGGKTGGVGSATGQLVTVSGEKVDSGIASNLQAMIAAAKQDGVNLDIISGFRSRGEQEALYAKYGPGRAAKPGTSNHEKGLAVDFANTPGAYKWLSKNASRFGLQTNANSGGWEQWHVSPTGA; encoded by the coding sequence ATGGGCGGCGACATAATCAAAGGCTCGGGATATGTGCAGCAGTCCGGCTATTACGGGGAGGTTGCTGCTCAGCAGCGCCTCCAGGAGCGGCAGAATGTCCTTGCGGAAAATGCCCTCTGTCCCATTGCGCAGCCCTCAATGGAGGAGATCGCAGGGCTCCAGGGGTATTATAACGGCTGCCTCAGCTCGATCAGCCAGCTCCGCTACGGCACCGCGTTTCCCGATCTCAACTCGATGATGATGCAGAACTCCCAGATGATGATGTTTTTCCTTATGTACCAACAGATGCAGATGCAGAACATGCTGCTCATGATGATGCTTGTGTCGGGGGGCTTAATGTCTGGCGGCTACCCTGGCGGGATTCAGGGGATAGGCGGCAACGGCATGAACGGCGGCTGCTTCCCCGGCGTGGGCTTTCCCAGCTTCCCCGGCGTCGGCTCCACCAGTGGCCAGGGCTACCAGGGGAGCGGCGGCGGGAAAACCGGCGGCGTGGGGAGCGCCACGGGACAGCTTGTCACCGTCTCGGGGGAGAAGGTTGACTCAGGCATAGCCTCCAACCTGCAGGCAATGATTGCCGCGGCAAAACAGGACGGCGTGAACCTCGACATTATATCGGGATTCCGGTCTCGCGGGGAACAGGAGGCCCTCTATGCCAAGTATGGCCCCGGAAGGGCCGCAAAACCGGGGACAAGCAACCATGAAAAGGGACTGGCAGTAGATTTCGCCAATACGCCGGGCGCTTACAAGTGGCTCAGCAAGAATGCCTCCAGGTTCGGGCTCCAGACGAACGCCAATTCCGGAGGCTGGGAGCAGTGGCACGTTTCCCCCACCGGAGCTTAG
- a CDS encoding iron-containing alcohol dehydrogenase: MQDFNFYNPTHIIFGRDRLKELDSYIPQESRVLVLYGGGSVKKHGTLQKVIEALGNRRVLEFGGIEPNPQFTTLMKAVQLVKKEQVDFLLAVGGGSVMDGTKFVALASKYQGDKPQDLLFHGFNPVPVSEALPLGTVVTLPATGSEMNSGAVISYEHGKYPVFSPLAFPKFSFLDPSLTFTLPATQVANGIIDTFVHVVEQYVTFPAEGSFQDRTAEGILQTLIEIGRKTIDDPTGYDARANLVWCATMGLNGLIGAGVPQDWTTHLIGHELTAMFGIDHGKTLAILQPAIWTVRKEKKREKLLQYARRVWNITDGDDDSKIDLAISKTREFFESLGVKTRLSDYGVKADKIVDLVGELEKKGLTALSETKDVTPAVSRKILEKAL; this comes from the coding sequence ATGCAGGATTTTAATTTTTACAATCCCACTCATATTATCTTTGGCAGAGATCGCCTGAAAGAGCTCGACTCCTATATCCCTCAAGAGTCAAGGGTGCTCGTGCTTTATGGCGGCGGCAGCGTAAAGAAACACGGCACCTTGCAGAAAGTCATTGAAGCACTGGGAAACCGCCGGGTGCTGGAATTCGGAGGCATCGAGCCCAATCCGCAGTTTACCACTTTAATGAAGGCCGTTCAACTGGTGAAAAAGGAGCAGGTGGACTTTTTACTTGCGGTGGGCGGCGGCTCTGTCATGGATGGAACGAAATTCGTGGCCCTTGCTTCAAAATACCAGGGTGACAAGCCGCAGGACCTGCTTTTTCATGGCTTCAATCCCGTTCCGGTTTCTGAAGCCCTCCCTCTCGGAACGGTAGTCACCCTGCCTGCGACAGGCTCGGAAATGAATTCAGGAGCGGTCATCAGCTATGAGCATGGAAAATATCCCGTCTTCAGCCCGCTGGCCTTTCCAAAGTTTTCCTTCCTGGATCCGTCTCTGACCTTTACCCTCCCTGCCACGCAGGTTGCCAATGGAATCATTGATACTTTTGTGCATGTGGTGGAGCAATATGTCACTTTTCCCGCCGAGGGCAGTTTTCAGGACAGGACCGCCGAGGGCATTCTGCAGACCCTGATTGAAATCGGCAGAAAAACCATTGATGATCCCACCGGCTATGACGCCCGGGCAAATCTTGTCTGGTGCGCCACGATGGGCCTCAACGGATTGATAGGCGCCGGTGTTCCCCAGGACTGGACCACACACTTGATTGGCCACGAGCTGACGGCGATGTTTGGAATTGACCATGGGAAGACGCTTGCCATCCTGCAACCGGCAATCTGGACTGTCAGAAAAGAAAAAAAGAGAGAAAAACTCTTACAGTATGCCCGGCGGGTATGGAATATCACCGACGGGGATGATGATTCAAAAATCGACCTCGCAATCAGCAAAACCCGCGAGTTCTTCGAGAGCCTGGGAGTAAAAACCCGTCTCTCCGATTATGGGGTGAAAGCAGACAAGATTGTTGATCTGGTTGGTGAATTGGAAAAGAAAGGCCTCACTGCCCTTTCTGAAACGAAAGATGTCACCCCTGCCGTCAGCCGCAAGATACTGGAAAAGGCACTGTAG
- the murQ gene encoding N-acetylmuramic acid 6-phosphate etherase, which yields MPVNSLNTEKQNEKSANLDIMSAYEIVQLMNSEDMTVAQAVGTVLPQVARAVEMIAESMKRGGRLIYVGAGTSGRLALLDASECPPTFGAEEGLVVAVIAGGDAAVRHAVEGAEDDSEAGGRELRGLSISAQDVVVGITASGKAPFVAGALAYARREGAHTVALACNSPAMISSVADVAIEVPTGPEVLTGSTRLKAGTAQKMVLNMLSTASMVLMGKVYRNYMISVKPLNSKLVDRACRILAETAEVSYQEASRSLKSAGMDTMTAFVMLKTGLTAGEAVKKLKDAGNSLRAALGGP from the coding sequence ATGCCGGTAAATTCACTTAACACGGAAAAGCAGAACGAGAAATCAGCCAATCTCGACATAATGAGCGCATACGAGATAGTGCAGCTCATGAATTCCGAGGACATGACAGTGGCCCAGGCGGTGGGCACCGTGCTTCCCCAGGTAGCCCGGGCCGTTGAAATGATTGCAGAATCAATGAAAAGAGGGGGGCGCCTTATTTACGTGGGCGCCGGGACGAGCGGAAGGCTTGCCCTTCTCGATGCTTCGGAATGTCCGCCTACCTTCGGCGCTGAAGAAGGCCTGGTCGTGGCCGTCATAGCGGGCGGTGACGCTGCCGTGCGGCATGCTGTCGAGGGCGCCGAGGATGACAGCGAGGCAGGTGGGAGAGAGCTTCGCGGCCTCTCAATATCGGCGCAGGACGTGGTAGTGGGTATCACGGCAAGCGGGAAGGCTCCCTTCGTGGCCGGGGCTCTTGCCTATGCCCGGAGGGAAGGCGCACACACAGTCGCCCTGGCATGCAACAGCCCGGCAATGATTTCCTCGGTGGCCGACGTGGCAATCGAGGTGCCCACGGGTCCGGAGGTGCTAACCGGCTCCACCAGGCTCAAGGCGGGAACAGCCCAGAAGATGGTGCTCAACATGCTCAGCACTGCAAGCATGGTGCTGATGGGAAAGGTATACCGCAATTACATGATCAGCGTGAAGCCTCTCAACAGCAAGCTGGTGGACAGGGCGTGCCGCATCCTGGCGGAGACCGCGGAGGTAAGTTACCAGGAGGCGTCCAGGTCCCTGAAAAGCGCCGGGATGGATACCATGACTGCCTTCGTGATGCTGAAGACCGGCCTTACCGCCGGTGAGGCGGTAAAGAAGCTCAAGGATGCGGGAAACTCCCTGCGCGCTGCCCTCGGCGGGCCCTGA
- a CDS encoding transglycosylase SLT domain-containing protein gives MDMRINDSTPSLPARMAQHGAPSGQEAERDLFQKGVRDLDPGDALRRQQLKPVDGSSLNTEWGYGKNENAFNVAILNGIKEKWGDFQPSVPPLIIKSDIAQESAFDPRAVSKTGYVGLMQVGKKEALAQGLSLEPVDERYIPEKNILCGVGTMKTKIKVIIAPLDFYGAEEFGKSVASYYKDKGDPSEIQKWLLCLGAYNGGGGTVLRAMDYAIKDNKDPREWKNLIEPKESLKKSPLYRGIVDVFGEKFATGKYYEMGKYPGEVMKRAGLISSSEASELEIPLPPGYENGSQVPPGREDVY, from the coding sequence ATGGACATGAGAATAAATGATTCCACACCTTCCCTGCCTGCCAGGATGGCGCAGCATGGCGCTCCCTCAGGGCAGGAGGCCGAAAGAGACCTTTTTCAAAAAGGGGTGAGGGACCTCGACCCTGGCGATGCTTTAAGGCGCCAGCAGCTTAAGCCCGTGGACGGCAGCTCCCTCAACACAGAGTGGGGCTACGGCAAGAATGAGAATGCCTTCAACGTGGCGATACTTAACGGCATAAAAGAAAAGTGGGGCGATTTCCAGCCTTCCGTACCGCCTCTCATCATCAAATCTGACATTGCCCAGGAAAGTGCTTTTGACCCACGCGCCGTGAGCAAGACCGGTTACGTGGGCCTCATGCAGGTGGGGAAAAAGGAAGCCCTCGCCCAGGGCCTTTCCCTTGAGCCAGTGGATGAGAGGTACATCCCCGAAAAGAATATTCTGTGCGGTGTGGGAACTATGAAGACCAAGATAAAGGTCATCATTGCACCTCTTGATTTTTACGGTGCCGAGGAATTTGGGAAAAGCGTGGCCTCCTATTACAAGGACAAGGGAGACCCTTCAGAGATCCAGAAGTGGCTCCTCTGCCTGGGAGCTTATAACGGCGGGGGCGGAACGGTCCTGCGCGCGATGGATTATGCCATCAAAGATAACAAGGACCCGAGAGAGTGGAAAAATCTCATTGAGCCCAAGGAATCGCTCAAAAAATCCCCCCTGTACCGGGGAATCGTTGACGTGTTCGGCGAAAAGTTCGCCACCGGCAAATATTACGAAATGGGAAAATACCCGGGAGAGGTGATGAAAAGGGCGGGGCTCATCTCTTCCAGCGAGGCCTCCGAGCTGGAGATCCCTCTTCCCCCGGGCTATGAGAACGGCAGCCAGGTGCCGCCTGGCAGGGAAGATGTCTACTAG